One region of Polynucleobacter sp. SHI8 genomic DNA includes:
- a CDS encoding Fic family protein gives MSDIGYSQVKSQLGLSAFEPLVPARLASVTSVTATRGALLIPAKVAPKDGRPLSHLLFALKHEGVNLQLLSQALRKIPAQDMLVAMSESPTGVYIRTACFLWEAFNKQELKGVPTITGLMVNLFDPKKYITGPSIRNAKWRVNFNGLGSLDYCVTVERTARINSLLEFNILQKANQFLSELGEGASDRAMSWAYLSETRSSFEIEHETPSASKAEAFVELLKKAHLTTQLNEEYLVGLQNTAITNPLDKATHYRHEQNWLSSPLRGAAGVTYVPPPHEIVNDLMKSLVHFANVSPNQIDPLVAASIISFGFVFIHPFMDGNGRLSRFLFHHALCQSGSLKNGLLLPVSIAMKRNEDLYLAALKSFSEPARKRWEVIWIDGDDYRMTFKSDDSLYRYWNATACVEFGLEMAKQALEKDLREEMEFLAKYDLIYRAIDDQYDVRGKDLNTLILTCMEQNGKLSTNRRKKFVATVPVEIFDAVEAQYKKVMG, from the coding sequence ATGAGTGATATAGGCTATTCACAAGTAAAAAGTCAGCTTGGTCTGAGTGCTTTTGAACCGCTAGTACCCGCACGCCTTGCCTCGGTAACCAGTGTAACAGCCACCCGAGGCGCGCTATTGATACCGGCAAAAGTAGCCCCCAAGGATGGTCGCCCATTAAGTCACCTTTTATTTGCATTAAAGCATGAGGGGGTTAATCTCCAATTGCTATCGCAGGCTCTAAGAAAAATCCCAGCCCAAGATATGCTAGTTGCCATGAGCGAATCGCCAACGGGGGTATACATTCGTACGGCTTGTTTTTTGTGGGAAGCCTTTAATAAGCAAGAGTTAAAGGGTGTGCCAACAATTACTGGGCTAATGGTTAATTTATTTGACCCTAAAAAATACATTACTGGCCCAAGCATACGCAACGCTAAATGGCGGGTTAATTTCAATGGCCTGGGTTCTTTGGATTACTGCGTAACGGTGGAGCGAACTGCACGTATTAATAGTTTGCTTGAGTTCAATATTTTGCAAAAAGCCAATCAATTTCTGTCAGAGCTAGGTGAGGGAGCATCAGATAGAGCCATGTCCTGGGCATATTTAAGCGAGACCAGAAGCTCTTTTGAGATTGAACATGAAACACCAAGTGCTTCTAAGGCAGAAGCATTTGTAGAGTTGCTGAAAAAAGCGCACCTAACAACGCAATTGAATGAAGAGTACTTGGTTGGATTACAAAATACCGCCATAACAAATCCATTAGATAAAGCAACTCATTATCGACATGAGCAAAACTGGTTAAGTAGCCCGTTACGAGGGGCTGCTGGCGTAACGTATGTTCCGCCACCACATGAGATCGTTAATGATTTGATGAAGAGCCTGGTCCATTTTGCTAATGTATCTCCAAATCAGATTGACCCCTTGGTTGCAGCTTCGATTATTTCATTCGGTTTTGTTTTCATCCACCCATTTATGGATGGTAATGGGCGTTTGTCACGATTTCTATTTCATCATGCTTTGTGCCAGTCTGGTTCTTTGAAGAATGGCTTACTTCTACCAGTATCTATTGCGATGAAGCGTAATGAAGATTTATACCTTGCTGCTCTTAAGAGCTTTTCTGAACCCGCGCGCAAGCGTTGGGAGGTTATTTGGATTGATGGTGATGACTATCGAATGACATTCAAATCTGATGATTCTTTATATCGCTATTGGAATGCTACTGCCTGTGTTGAGTTTGGATTGGAGATGGCTAAGCAAGCATTAGAAAAAGACTTAAGGGAAGAAATGGAGTTCTTGGCAAAGTACGATCTCATTTATCGTGCTATAGATGATCAGTATGATGTTCGGGGCAAGGATCTTAATACGCTAATTCTGACCTGTATGGAACAAAATGGAAAGCTATCGACTAACCGGCGTAAGAAGTTTGTCGCAACAGTTCCAGTTGAGATATTTGATGCCGTTGAGGCCCAATATAAAAAGGTAATGGGCTGA
- a CDS encoding arginine/lysine/ornithine decarboxylase produces the protein MKLKFPIVVIDEDFRSENISGSGIRDLAESIQNEGMEVLGLTSYGDLTSFAQQAARASCFILSIDDEEFIDPDPEGMTKIIEEIRLFVKAVRRRNEDIPIFLYGETKTSRHIPNDILRELHGFIHMNEDTPEFVARHIIREAKVYLDSLAPPFFKSLIHYASEGSYSWHCPGHSGGVAFLKSPVGQIFHQFFGENMLRADVCNAVEELGQLLDHTGPVAASERNAARIFGVDHLYFVTNGTSTSNKIVWHSTVAPGDVVIVDRNCHKSVLHSIMMMGAIPVFLMPTRNNFGIIGPIPKEEFEWANIQKKIDNNPFIKDKNVMPRVLTITQSTYDGVVYNVEMIKEMLDGRVDSLHFDEAWLPHATFHDFYKNMHAVGRDRNRPKKSLVFATQSTHKLLAGISQASQILVQDSEDRKLDPTCFNESYLMHTSTSPQYAIIASCDVAAAMMEPPGGTALVEESIAEAIDFRRAMLKVDEEYGHDWWFKVWGPDHLSDSGIGVQDDWILHKNDTWHNFGNLAEGFNMLDPIKATVVTPGIDIEGNFGVEGVPASIVTKYLAEHGVIVEKTGLYSFFIMFTIGITKGRWNTLVAELQQFKDHYDKNMPIWRVLPDFATKFPQYERMGLKDVANKIHDFYRSHDVARMTTEMYLSDMIPAMPPSEAFAKMAHRDIERVNIDDLENRITAMLVTPYPPGIPLLIPGERFNKRIVDYLKFAREFNEKFPGFETDIHGLVKEEVHGRKTYFVDCVKNT, from the coding sequence ATGAAACTCAAATTTCCCATCGTTGTTATTGACGAAGACTTTCGCTCAGAAAACATCTCAGGTTCTGGCATTCGTGATCTAGCCGAATCCATTCAAAACGAAGGTATGGAGGTTTTGGGTTTAACCAGCTATGGTGATTTGACTTCATTTGCACAACAGGCAGCACGAGCTTCTTGTTTTATTTTGTCGATCGATGATGAGGAGTTTATTGATCCTGACCCAGAGGGCATGACAAAAATCATTGAAGAAATCCGCTTGTTTGTAAAAGCGGTTCGTCGTCGTAATGAAGATATTCCAATCTTTTTGTATGGCGAAACCAAGACATCTAGACATATTCCGAACGATATTTTGCGCGAGTTGCATGGCTTTATTCACATGAATGAAGACACTCCAGAGTTTGTGGCACGTCACATCATTCGTGAAGCGAAGGTCTACTTAGATTCTTTAGCGCCACCATTTTTCAAATCACTCATTCATTACGCATCTGAGGGATCGTATTCTTGGCATTGCCCAGGTCACTCCGGCGGCGTCGCTTTTTTAAAGAGTCCAGTTGGACAAATATTCCATCAGTTTTTTGGTGAGAACATGCTTCGTGCCGACGTTTGTAATGCAGTTGAAGAGCTCGGGCAGTTGTTGGATCATACAGGTCCTGTAGCCGCATCTGAGCGTAACGCGGCACGCATCTTTGGTGTTGATCATTTATATTTTGTGACCAACGGCACATCTACTTCCAATAAGATTGTTTGGCATTCCACTGTAGCCCCAGGTGATGTCGTGATTGTAGATCGTAACTGTCATAAGTCAGTACTGCACTCGATCATGATGATGGGCGCCATCCCCGTATTTTTAATGCCAACGCGTAATAATTTCGGCATTATTGGCCCGATTCCGAAAGAAGAGTTTGAGTGGGCAAATATCCAAAAGAAGATTGATAACAATCCATTTATTAAAGATAAAAATGTGATGCCGCGTGTTTTGACAATTACGCAAAGTACCTATGATGGCGTTGTGTATAACGTGGAGATGATTAAAGAGATGTTAGATGGAAGAGTGGACTCCCTGCACTTTGATGAAGCATGGCTGCCACATGCAACCTTCCATGATTTTTATAAAAACATGCATGCAGTAGGACGTGATCGAAATCGTCCAAAGAAAAGTTTAGTATTTGCAACACAATCGACGCACAAATTATTAGCGGGTATTTCTCAGGCATCGCAAATTTTGGTGCAAGACTCTGAAGATCGTAAATTAGATCCAACGTGTTTTAATGAATCGTATTTGATGCATACCTCAACGAGCCCTCAGTACGCCATTATTGCTTCATGTGACGTTGCAGCTGCAATGATGGAGCCACCAGGCGGTACTGCGCTTGTTGAGGAATCGATTGCTGAGGCTATTGATTTTCGTCGCGCCATGTTAAAAGTAGATGAAGAGTATGGACATGACTGGTGGTTCAAAGTTTGGGGCCCGGATCATTTATCTGACTCAGGTATTGGTGTTCAAGATGATTGGATTTTGCATAAAAATGATACTTGGCATAACTTTGGCAATTTAGCTGAAGGCTTCAATATGCTTGATCCAATCAAGGCAACCGTAGTGACTCCTGGCATAGATATTGAAGGTAACTTTGGTGTAGAAGGTGTCCCTGCAAGTATCGTGACCAAGTATCTGGCTGAGCACGGCGTGATTGTTGAAAAAACCGGTTTATATTCTTTCTTTATCATGTTCACGATTGGGATTACGAAAGGTCGTTGGAATACGCTCGTCGCGGAGTTACAGCAATTTAAAGACCATTACGACAAAAATATGCCAATTTGGCGTGTTTTGCCGGATTTTGCAACTAAGTTCCCGCAATATGAGCGCATGGGCTTAAAAGATGTTGCCAATAAAATCCATGATTTTTACAGAAGTCATGACGTGGCTCGGATGACCACTGAGATGTATTTATCGGATATGATTCCTGCGATGCCTCCTTCAGAAGCTTTTGCAAAAATGGCACACCGTGATATTGAACGTGTGAATATTGACGATTTAGAAAATCGCATTACAGCGATGTTAGTCACGCCATATCCACCGGGGATTCCGTTGCTCATACCCGGCGAACGTTTCAATAAAAGGATCGTGGATTATTTGAAATTTGCCAGAGAATTCAATGAGAAGTTCCCAGGCTTTGAAACTGACATTCATGGCTTGGTTAAAGAAGAAGTGCATGGTCGCAAGACTTACTTCGTGGATTGTGTGAAGAACACCTAA
- the hemC gene encoding hydroxymethylbilane synthase, which yields MNISLMPPERLVIASRESRLAMWQANHVQALLQGLYPSCEITILGMTTKGDQILDKSLSKIGGKGLFIKELENALLEGHADLAVHSLKDVPMEMPDGFELTAILEREDPSDAFVSNQYDSLKQMPKGSKLGTSSLRREAQVKKNFPHIEVVPLRGNLDTRLAKLDRGEFDAMILAAAGLTRLELASRMKMKILPEDMLPAAGQGALGIEIRSNNQNLAEQLSPLRDVLATYQVTAERQVSRRLGGSCEIPIAAYATWDNYQTTLHLKALVANMDGTQIIEASSSGKVKDFQQAIDLGNLVADSLIQDGAEQLIADLGK from the coding sequence ATGAATATAAGTTTAATGCCCCCAGAGAGGTTAGTCATTGCTTCTCGTGAAAGTAGGCTTGCCATGTGGCAAGCAAATCACGTTCAAGCACTATTACAAGGATTATATCCAAGTTGTGAAATTACTATCCTCGGAATGACCACTAAAGGCGACCAAATTCTGGATAAAAGCTTATCAAAAATTGGCGGCAAGGGCCTTTTTATTAAAGAATTAGAAAATGCTCTTCTAGAAGGTCACGCCGATTTGGCGGTTCATTCCCTAAAAGACGTTCCCATGGAAATGCCAGATGGTTTTGAATTAACGGCTATTTTGGAGCGTGAAGATCCTTCTGATGCATTTGTTTCTAATCAATATGACTCCCTAAAACAAATGCCCAAAGGCTCAAAACTTGGCACTTCCAGTTTAAGAAGAGAAGCTCAAGTTAAAAAGAATTTTCCCCATATAGAGGTTGTGCCACTGCGCGGCAATTTAGATACAAGGTTAGCTAAATTAGATCGAGGTGAGTTTGATGCAATGATTCTAGCTGCGGCAGGACTGACACGTCTAGAGCTTGCTTCTCGAATGAAGATGAAAATCTTACCGGAGGACATGTTGCCAGCCGCAGGTCAAGGAGCTTTGGGTATTGAAATACGATCCAATAATCAGAATCTAGCAGAGCAATTAAGCCCCTTGCGTGACGTATTAGCTACGTATCAAGTTACTGCTGAGCGTCAGGTCTCTAGACGGCTTGGAGGATCTTGTGAGATCCCGATTGCAGCCTATGCGACTTGGGATAATTACCAAACCACCCTACATCTCAAAGCGCTAGTGGCAAATATGGATGGGACACAGATCATTGAAGCGTCGTCGAGTGGCAAAGTAAAGGATTTTCAACAAGCAATTGATTTAGGGAATCTTGTAGCAGACTCCTTGATTCAAGATGGTGCTGAGCAATTGATTGCAGACTTAGGAAAGTAA
- a CDS encoding uroporphyrinogen-III synthase translates to MQFAKILITRPHAQNIKLQKRLSEIFLEHQIEVPIISLPLIEIVPVDQEGLAQAMHRALLQAKWVSFVSPNAFLMSDQLLKKHDLKWPCHLHVAVVGGGSEKSIRDAGISFQEIVKPTDSGAWDSEGLWQALQNTQADWKDCRMVMIHGEGGRNFLAEHLTEAGAHIEEFAVYQRQALSLDHPAWKLVDPKQSSLWVFNSSQAGDFLATRLPELGIDPSFLSHDKAIVSHPRIGAKMQQLGLGSVDMIEPGDEELIKTLLHLCKTAL, encoded by the coding sequence ATGCAATTTGCCAAAATCCTGATTACTAGACCACACGCTCAGAACATCAAACTGCAAAAGCGCTTGTCTGAAATATTTTTAGAACATCAAATTGAAGTTCCAATTATTTCTTTACCTCTGATTGAGATTGTGCCGGTTGATCAAGAAGGTTTAGCACAAGCTATGCACCGCGCATTATTACAAGCTAAATGGGTCAGTTTTGTAAGCCCTAACGCATTTTTGATGAGTGATCAACTTTTAAAAAAGCATGATTTAAAGTGGCCTTGTCATCTTCATGTAGCAGTAGTTGGCGGTGGAAGTGAGAAAAGTATCAGGGATGCTGGGATTTCTTTTCAGGAGATCGTCAAGCCAACTGATTCAGGTGCCTGGGACTCAGAAGGATTATGGCAAGCTTTACAAAATACGCAAGCTGATTGGAAAGATTGTCGCATGGTGATGATTCATGGTGAAGGCGGTAGAAATTTTCTCGCAGAGCATTTAACGGAAGCCGGGGCTCACATTGAAGAGTTTGCCGTCTACCAACGTCAAGCATTGTCTTTAGATCATCCCGCATGGAAGTTAGTCGATCCCAAGCAATCATCTCTATGGGTTTTTAATTCATCACAGGCCGGAGACTTTCTTGCGACCAGGTTGCCAGAATTAGGTATCGATCCTAGTTTCTTAAGCCATGACAAAGCTATTGTTTCTCATCCACGAATTGGTGCCAAAATGCAACAACTAGGATTGGGCTCTGTGGACATGATTGAGCCAGGAGATGAAGAGTTGATTAAAACCCTGCTTCATCTATGTAAAACAGCATTATGA
- the argH gene encoding argininosuccinate lyase, producing MSSSNNSLDNKSQAWSARFSEPVSELVQRYTASIGFDYRMAEVDIQGSLAHAQMLSEQGIINLDDFSKIRSGLQQILQDIQQGHFTWKLELEDVHLNIEARLTQLIGDAGKRLHTARSRNDQVATDIRLWLRDSIDQSIHQLQELRLGFCSLAEKYAHMIMPGFTHLQVAQPITVGHHLMAYVEMLGRDVSRLKDCRQRLNYLPLGSAALAGTSYPINRQRVAELLGFDGVCENSLDAVSDRDFAIEFCACTSLVMTHISRFSEELVIWMSPQFGFIQLPDRFCTGSSIMPQKKNPDVPELARGKTGRVNGNLISLLTLMKGQALAYNKDNQEDKEPLFDSADTLIDTLRIFADMVPHITFNEMALRQAVQKGFATATDLADYLVKKGMAFRDAHEAVANAVKVCAAQQIDLADLSLADLKQACHLTNDAMMSEDVFSVLTLEGSVQGRSHIGGTAPARVIEAIAKVRASIANS from the coding sequence ATGTCATCATCCAATAATTCACTCGATAATAAATCACAAGCGTGGTCAGCACGTTTTTCTGAACCAGTTTCGGAACTTGTTCAACGATATACCGCTTCCATCGGCTTCGATTACCGCATGGCCGAAGTCGATATTCAAGGCTCTTTGGCTCATGCTCAAATGTTAAGTGAACAGGGCATCATCAACTTAGATGACTTCTCTAAGATTCGCTCAGGCCTTCAACAAATTCTGCAAGATATCCAACAAGGTCATTTTACTTGGAAATTGGAGCTGGAAGATGTTCATCTCAACATTGAAGCAAGATTAACCCAATTAATCGGCGATGCTGGTAAACGTTTACATACGGCAAGATCACGTAACGATCAAGTGGCGACAGATATTCGTTTGTGGTTAAGGGATAGTATCGATCAGTCCATTCACCAACTTCAAGAGCTTCGTTTAGGCTTTTGCTCGCTCGCTGAAAAATATGCCCATATGATCATGCCTGGGTTTACCCATTTGCAAGTTGCTCAACCGATTACCGTCGGGCATCACCTCATGGCCTACGTAGAAATGCTGGGCAGGGATGTCAGTCGCCTAAAGGATTGTCGTCAAAGACTCAATTATTTACCCCTAGGCTCTGCAGCATTAGCCGGCACAAGCTACCCAATCAATCGTCAACGTGTTGCTGAACTCCTTGGCTTTGATGGTGTTTGTGAAAACTCCTTGGATGCGGTATCAGACCGTGATTTTGCTATTGAGTTTTGTGCATGTACCAGTTTAGTCATGACCCATATCTCGCGCTTTTCTGAAGAACTCGTTATTTGGATGAGTCCACAGTTTGGCTTTATCCAATTACCAGATCGCTTTTGTACCGGTAGTTCGATCATGCCACAAAAGAAGAATCCTGATGTGCCAGAACTTGCTCGCGGTAAAACTGGTCGAGTCAATGGTAATTTAATTAGTCTTTTAACCCTGATGAAGGGTCAAGCCCTTGCCTATAACAAAGATAACCAAGAAGATAAAGAACCATTGTTTGACTCTGCAGATACGTTGATTGATACCCTGCGCATTTTTGCTGATATGGTGCCTCACATTACATTTAATGAAATGGCGCTGCGTCAAGCGGTGCAAAAAGGATTTGCAACAGCGACTGATTTAGCTGATTACCTAGTCAAAAAAGGCATGGCGTTTAGAGATGCTCATGAAGCAGTTGCCAATGCAGTGAAGGTATGTGCCGCTCAACAGATTGACTTAGCTGATCTGAGTCTTGCTGATCTCAAACAAGCTTGCCATCTCACAAATGATGCCATGATGAGTGAGGATGTGTTTTCGGTGTTAACACTTGAAGGCTCAGTGCAAGGACGCAGCCATATTGGTGGCACTGCGCCCGCACGAGTGATTGAGGCTATTGCTAAAGTTAGAGCAAGTATTGCAAATTCTTAG